From a single Planctellipticum variicoloris genomic region:
- a CDS encoding adenylate kinase family protein, which translates to MRKYVVMGAQGCGKGTQAKLLKQDYNLVHISVGDIFRWHIQSHTKLGARVKRLIADGHLAPDDIVEDIIRQRLEQHDWNYGFILDGFPRNKTQAQFFLESYDIDAVIHIDVPDEVVFERVLARRLCSQCGLDYNLIYHRPAVEDTCDVCGGKLRMRDDDTEGGLRARLNDYRTKTEPVLELFGRKELVIQVDGRLAAAEIQREIRSKLNLPAPVAKS; encoded by the coding sequence ATGCGCAAGTACGTGGTGATGGGTGCTCAGGGTTGCGGCAAGGGGACGCAGGCGAAGCTGCTGAAGCAGGACTACAACCTGGTCCATATCAGCGTGGGAGACATTTTCCGCTGGCATATTCAGTCGCATACGAAGCTGGGGGCGCGGGTCAAGCGGCTGATCGCCGACGGCCATCTGGCGCCGGACGACATCGTCGAGGACATCATCCGCCAGCGGCTGGAGCAGCACGACTGGAATTATGGGTTCATCCTGGACGGCTTTCCGCGGAACAAGACTCAGGCGCAGTTCTTCCTGGAAAGCTACGACATCGACGCGGTGATCCATATCGACGTGCCGGATGAAGTGGTGTTCGAGCGGGTGCTGGCCCGGCGGCTGTGCAGTCAGTGCGGGCTGGACTACAACCTGATTTACCATCGCCCGGCGGTGGAAGACACGTGCGACGTGTGCGGCGGGAAGCTGCGGATGCGGGACGACGACACGGAAGGGGGCCTGCGGGCGCGGCTGAACGACTATCGGACGAAGACGGAGCCGGTGCTGGAGCTGTTCGGTCGGAAGGAGCTGGTGATCCAGGTCGACGGCCGGCTGGCGGCGGCGGAGATCCAGAGGGAGATCCGGTCCAAGCTGAATCTGCCGGCGCCTGTCGCGAAGAGTTGA